The following DNA comes from Emys orbicularis isolate rEmyOrb1 chromosome 13, rEmyOrb1.hap1, whole genome shotgun sequence.
CAagacaagccaaacaagctacaagcaactcacaagccaattaagccaaaaccaagcccaatttctgtgttttttccacgagtttggcatgtctgctgaaAACCTCTTGGCATGGAGGAGGAAATGTGCATTATTTGTATATCACTGCACAGCACTATTCTATGGTTACAgcaggaggcaggactcctgggttctattcacagtgctgccactgatttgctgtgaaGCCTTGGCTAACAATGTGCTGGAACCTGGCCTATTGGCTGCTCTCTAGATTGtgagcccttcagggcaggggccagctttttgttctgtctgtaccgtgcctagcacagtggtctcctgatccatgactagggctcctatgtGCAGCCATCATATAGAGAATTAATAAGAATAAAACACCACCTCTTGGCTGGAGAGAGGAGAACGCTGCCAGGATGGTGCTGGAGCACTCATCTCCCGAGTCAGTGTTCCTCAGACTAAGACGGAAGAAGCAGAAAGTAAAACAGTAGCGGGGAGGACGAGGGTAACACGGATTTCAGATTTCTATTCAGTACAAATGCGGTGGTTGGGTAGTAAGTAGCCATGCCACATAAATAGAAACCTGCTGAGGCACAGCAGGTATGACCTAGAAGGAAATAGGGCTGAAAGAGGTAGCAAAGAATGAGTGGGGAGCTGTCGGGAGCTGGAAGCCATCAGAATGACCGTGGCAAATTGCATCTATTTGGGGAAGTTGGCCAGCTGCGTGAATAGGAAGCTGGCCTACACCCGCCAGGAtttctctctgtgccattatGAGTTCACAGATACGAGGCACTTACCACTGCTCCCCAATAGCAGTAAACCTCGATGGAGCTGATGCTGTTGTAGATGGCACCTGGAATGGAAGTTAAGGGGAGGGCCTTCAGCAGGAGCCGTCTGGTATATCCTGAACAACCCAACACTGCATCGTGGGCTCTGCACAAGaaccggggggagggatagctcagtggtttgagcattggcctaataaactcagggttgtgagttcaatccttgagggggccacttagggatctggggcaaaatcagtacttggtcccactagtgaaggcagggggctggacttgatgacctttcaaggtcccttccagttctaggagataggtatatctccattaatttaatttttaatttaaccGGAAGGCCTCACTCCCACCTCaactctgctgctggctgaagTATCATTTCATCTCTCTTTAGCGTGAAGTGTGGCTAAGTCCTTAACTGCCTCACATGGGAGCTGGCAGAACGAATATGCTTTGCAGAGGGCTTTGAAGATGGCAAGAGCTACTATCAGCCTCTATCAATTTCCATTGCTATCAGACTAGGCTTGTTTTCCTTGTTTAGGAAATCATCCCCTTTCCCTTGCGACTCTTGATTGTACCTACAGATCCCTTTGAAACTTCCAACCCCTCTGCTTCTCTTTCATCTCCTCTTTCAAAGCTCCACCTCTGAAGAGCAGTAAAGTCCTGGCATAGTGCTACCGTTaaccacctggcattggctgtcAGCTACCTTCTGTCTTCACCTGCCCCCTCTAATTAACTTTTATCCCTCCGGCCTTCAATGGGGGAGGCTCCGGCAGGTTTTTGTTATTCATAGGGAATGAGAGCTTTAGTGGAGAAGGTTCTTGAGAACTTGCTAAGCTGGTGCTAACCAAAGGAAACAGGTTTGTGCGACAAGGCACTTCAAAGGCTGTAGTTCTGCTAGGAGGAAGTAGCATTCTAGCATTTTTCAGGCACTGCAGAACGGCCCTTGTGTCCTCCCCCCCTTACACGCTCTGCATTTATCCAACTGCTAAGGTCTTACCTTGGCCAGGATAATGGCCAGTGTCACAGGTAATAAATGCAGAGTCCAGCTGTGCTGGCTTCCAGCTAACAATCCAGCCTTTTGGACTGTTCACCGACCACTGAGAATGCTCCTTGTGCCAAGTAGCTTGGAAGTTAAAATGAATCATGCATCTGTGTGAAATGTATCGTAAAAAACAGTCTCCAGGGCCAGCTCTGAAAAACGATAAATGCTTCTGGAGCGGCGGCCGGCTTGCAAGCGGCTGGGCTAGAACAGGAGCATCTGTACCTAAGCCATGAGCCGGAACACCCAAGCACAGGAACCGAGTGAGGGTGCAAGCAGCTGTATATCTGTGACTGGCATGAAATACTCTGTCAACAAAAGAAGCTTACAGGTCATCGCAGACTGTCTGTGATTAGGGTTATACCATAGGGGTTTACAGCCAAAGGAAGGAGGCATTATCAGACCTGCTAAAatgaaagagggggagggagaaacagttATGGGAAATGAAGCTTATAATCTCTAGGACACTGGTTCTAATCTAGCCCTGGTTAGTAGGGGCTGTAAGTCATTTGAATGTAGCATCTGTTCAGTAGCTTATGTGAAATGGCTTGGTCTCATGCTTGTTGCTATAATAGAGAAGCATCCACATCACAAACACTGCCACAACTGGCATCTTCTACAGAGAAGCCAGAGATTAAATGGCCATGGAGACTAAAATACCCTCTGATAGTGGTTtccccagctcagggctgaggcagattTGATGGTCCACAGGAatgaagcttgcactgctgctgatgcCCATGCCATAGCTACATGGTGGAAAGAGGACTTCACACTCCGAGGCTGTCTAAGTAGCACACAGCATTACATTTATTAAAAAGGTAACATTGTCCCAAGCCTGTTTGATACTTCAACCTCCCTCCCGCCTCCTCCCATGTTGTTGTTGCTCTTTGAAGCGTGGCAGAAGATTGAATCCAATGCCACTTTGATTTTAGATTTACAGTCCAGCCAAAAAATCCTCCACTGTCTGTTGAGTCCTTAGAGAGAATCATGGGAGGAGAAAGTGTTTATTTCCATCGTAAAGATGTGTTCTAATATTTTCAGATAAATCAAGCTGGGTTTTATGACGCTAATAAATTTGCCAGCAGAAACTTCATTTGCTGCCAGAGGCGGTGGAATGATTCAATTTGTTTAGTTTTAAGCGTAAGGGAATGTAATTGAGAAGGGTAAAGTACAGATGTTTTAATTGAGTTTTCAGAGAACATCTAGAGATGCAGGAGGCAGGAGGCTAATAAATAGGGACAGACTAGGGCTTCAATTACTCTCTGAGCTGTCACAACCGCCCCTGCCCTCTTTGTCTGCCACCTCCCCGCCTTCTGCTGCTCCCACGGACTGATTAGAAGTGGTGCCACCACCAGGAGAAACCATTTCTTACGCACACAGGAAAAGGCCAAACCAAGAAAGATGCAGAATGTGTGTTTTATTTGTATGCCTTTTGGAGAAATAATTACACACTGGGACAAGCGGAGTACGGCACGGTGAGGATCCAAATAACCGACTGTCATAATAGCCATTTAAAAATCTCATTCTTAAACCAGACAGGAGACGAGTTATCATGCCACACCAAGCCAGTACAGCAACTGGaccccttctgccccctgccGGCTCTGCATCTAATGAGACGGGCAAGGACCTAGTGGAGATATTTGCTCTGGCTTGATCCATCCAACTCCCCGTTTTCCTTCAACTTTTTGAGGCATTTCTCATTtcacattttaaatggaaaatgttctGCCCCCCTTCCTCACTGGGGAGTTTCTCCCATTAGGAGGGTTGATTCTTTCACCGATCGAGGATGGCAGATGTCTGGAAAGTCTCTCCGATGTTGCTTTTCATGCGTAGAGAGGAGTGTTCCCTGGTGGGGCACCAGGCAAGACACCCATTCTGCAATGAGCCAGACATCCCTTGCTGCTGAGCTACATCTCAGATCACAGCTGTTCACAGGGATCCCACGGAAACCACCCTTGTGCAATGTTCCAAAGGAAGCTTCTCAGGAGGGGAGTTAATCTAAGCCAGAGAAGAAAAGGCACATTGTAATTGAAGTCCATTAAAACCAATTCTGCCTGTCAGAAGGCAGAGAGCTGTGGAATCTCAGGTGCCCACGCAAGGAGGGCTTAGTGGGAAAAAGGGAGGCAGTACCATGGTCAGACCTTTTTGGGCTGGAAGGGGAAAtttcctggtggtgggagggtcaCTGCGCTTGCCAGGAGATCATGAACCAAGCTATGCTGCCTCAGGCCCAGTTCCCAGGCTCCGGGCCAGCAGCTTCTGCACACGATACAGAGCTTGATGTTCGCAGCTGTACCAAGGTGGAGACTGGCGCACTCTCAGAGCCGAGGTCTGCTAGCAACTCTGCTCCCTGACCTGGACAGGCTAAGGGTGGGTGAGTGAGGGAAAAGGACAGCAGGATCTTTGAGCATTtggcagccctggagcagagaaGGAATAAACGGCTGATTAAAGTTGCCTGTTAGCTTCTGGACACTTGGGGATGTGGTCTGGTTTGGTGCTGTCAGTGGGACACAAGGTGAGAAAATCAGCTCACTGCTTTGAGGGATTGAGACGGATAGAAAGACCCTCGAAGCCTGTTACCAAAGGAAGCCTTGTGCCATGTAGCATTTCCATCCATTCTAAGGTCCTTCACAGGCTCATTTCTTTACTGCAAATGTGCAAAACCTATTCCTACCAGTGCCTGCCCCTGTGCTGTACAAGAACAGAAGGGCCCAGTGTGCCCTGCCACGGCGTCTGCGATCTGTCCCATTCCTGGCTGTCAGACATAATAGCCGTGAGAAGGAGCAACAGAAGGAAGCAGGTGCAAACTCCTGCACTAGTCCCAGCAGGTGGCTCCGAGCTCAGCTGTACTACGGATTTGCCCTCCAAAATGCATCTGTGCTTTTGTTCTCCCTACCCTAGAACAGAGCGTCGGGCTTAGCAATTCACTCACAGAGCCCACTCCGTAACCTGGCACCAAAAGAGCCAAATCAGCTTCCTCGTAGCACTTAGGGCCGTGTAGGTAGCTGAGTGATGCACCAGCAAGGACTGCCAAATCCTGTTTATGATCGGGAGGAGAGGGGATGTCAGGTTTATTATGCTGGAACCAACTCCCCTCCACCCAACTGGCACATCCTGGTTTACGCAACGTTCAAGGACATCTTCACGTCGCttaagggggtgaggggttccccccccccccagctttttgAAGAAAGCTGCTTTTGCACAGCCCCTGCCACCTGAATGTTTCCATGGCAGGAAGTGCTTCATGTCCCGTAGAAACCTGAAACTTGTATTAAAAAGAAAGcttgattaaaaaagaaaaagacggCATGCCCAAGCTCACCGTTGGTGAAAAGTGACATTTAATATAGCAGTAGCACTGGGAGCAAGGGTGTATAATGCCAGAGACTGGCAGCTGTCTTTGAACCTGGCTTAATCACAGGGGGGGGAAATGTCTTAAAATATTTAAGGTAAAAAGTTTAACATTAAAAGTTCTGCTTCCTGTTATTAAAGCCTTTATTTTATGACCTTTGACCCTGGGCCCTCAGATTGCTAGAGTAATAAATGTGTCACTTCGCAATAAGAGAGTTAGCAGCCCCGACAGCACAGATTTAATCAAAGACTGTCGGTGACCAATACAATAGACAGTTCTCATGCAAGAAGAGAAGTGTCTCAGCCTGTAAGCTGGGGTAAGGGGTGCTAAGCGGAATTTTTGGAGGGTGGACGTTTCTTAAACTCTGTCTTGAACAGATGCAAGAAAAATTCTTAACCCTAGGCAGAGGGAGAAGTTAGAAGCAGGATAATAGTGTTATGGACCATTTCCAGAGCATCTTCCatgtttttcctctctctgcttaTACTTGTGAGCTCCATTTCTGAAGTGAGACAGGCACAGTGAGTGGGGCAGTGCTGAATTCTCCAGCTGGCACTACATTCTCCCCTGAGTTAACACCCAGCTTGTTTCAAAGCTAATTACCCAGAGCAAGAGACTGGAAATGTCAGTACGCCCAGCAAGTGCTCGAGGGTCTAATGCATGTCACGGACAGGTAATTAGCACCTCCCAAGGCCACACAGATCCTGACTGCTGTGGCCATAGTCTGCCCTGCTGCTCCAGCACTTGTGAGATCTGTTCTGACAGTTGAGGCCACTTAGCAGCACCAAAGAGCTAACAAAGTGAGGAAGAGACTGGGATCCAGAGCCTCACAGAATGGGTTTGCCTTGGGAGGGAGAGTTAAGGCAACCAAAAAAAGTGGCTGGAGCAGAACTCCAGGACAAGGGTCGGTGTAATCTTATCAAATCGGCAAATGAGCTAATCCAGACCCATTGAATCCACCCCTTCTACCCCATAGACCacacagcaaataaaacaaaggcCAATGTTTTCTGAAAAGGTAGTAACAGAAATGGAGAAACCGTGAGAAAGATTTGTAACAGGACCAGTCATAGTAACCACATAGAAGCCCATTGCTTTCTATAGTCTCCTGACCCATCCTCCAGACATGCCACCAGTTGTCATCCCTAGTTAACCGGCTCCCTCACCGTGCACCTGAAATTCTTTAACAGAACCAAAAAAGTCTGCTACTTCCTTGGTGAGGGGTAAGTGGATCACTCCAGAGAACTGCTGTTGGATTGTATTAGCAGCTATAACAGTTCCCTGTCTCTGGCAGATATTTGTCCAGCTCTCATGGGGAGCAGATGCAGGCCAGACAGCCTTCCATGTGCCGAAACCTGCAGAACCATAAGGAGGCTGCTCCTGGACAGAGAGGAAGATGCTCTGTAATGGAGCGTCCCCAACTCAAGGCAGAAATGGTCAGACACTGTATAACCATGGAGGCCTTCTGAGAGCTCCCAACCCTGGCTTCGCATGATCAGTTTGAGAACCAGAATCAAAAGGAGGTTGAGCAAGTTACATCAGCACCCAAGGTGAAGAGGGGATAAAAAGTCCTCAAGTCCAGAGCAAACCTGCATCAACAAGCCGATTGCTTGCGAAGAgcaggttgttgggtttttgttaaCTGAGTCTGAAACAGGAGTTGAAATCCTGGAatctcccccagagccctggatGAAGAGTGCTGCTGCCCCATCATCAGAGTTTTGTCTCACTCAGGATGATATTTGCAGTCACAAACACAAAGCAAAAGAGACTCCAGAGCAGCACAAACCAGATCCAGAAGATGTGCCGGAAAGGGGACAGATGGTTATTGACTGTGCCACTGCCGAAGACCAGCTGAGTGTCCTTCCGACTACAGTAGGCCAAGAAAGCTGGGATGATGTACTGGATCCCATTGCCAGCATAGGCTCCCGTGATGCCCACCAGGGACTCCAAATCATGTGTGCAGACAGCCACCAGCACAGGGGGAATCAGAGTGATTGCTGGAAAGACAATCCTATCCACCACCCATGGGTACGTCCCACCTTCCCGGTGGAAGAGGGTCTTCCAGTTGTTCCGCAGGGTCACAGCGATGATCGGGAAGTTAGTGCTGATAGTGAAAACAGGAAAGAGGCCCAGGAAGTAACGAATGAAGGCGATGTTGGTGATGTTACTGTTGGTGAAATTGAGCGTGTACATGTCCATGAGGGTCTCATTGCGGAAGCAGTAGATGGCCGTGAAGGACAGGAGGCTGTAGAAACCCAATATTAAGATGTAATCCAGCAGCACCAGCTTGTTTACATGCTGCTTCTTGGAGATTGGAGTGATGAGGGACGGCAGTGAGTGCTGGCACATGAAGGAGTAGACACACACCCCAAAGAGGTTGGGGATCCCCGAGAGCTGCGCCAGAGGTGGGTGACCTTCCCCTTCACCCTTGCCGATGTGGATGAGGGCCAAAATAATCATGACGACAAAAGCTgcaaaacgagagagagagagagagagagagaatatggtaAGTCATGCCAGCGTCCAGGCTCCCAAACACAGCTCTCCTCGGCAGCACAATCTCTGCACTAGATCTCGCTACACGTCTACAGCTCAGGAGATAAGGAAAACCACTTCCCTGTGGAGAATGTGGCACTGCATATCAAGGAAGAATATACAAGGGAGTTACCACTTTATTGGCTTTCAACAGGAGGCTGTACATCAGAGAGAATCCATATGGGAACAGCCTTCTGACTTAGTCTTAAGCAAGTATATCTAACCATTACCCTCTCTCAGGAAATGGGCCCGCTGTGCTCTGCAAAGTTCAACACTGCTGTCATTCATCACCTCTTCGCCTCAGGGTCCCTCTTTCTATCCTCCTTGCAGAGGTATGTGAAACACCTTCCCCACCTATGAAGTTAGCCTAAAGGGTATTTGAGAGAGATTACTCTGTGCAGGAGGCAAGATCCTTAACCTGGCCACAGACACCAATGCCACTCGTGTGACTTGCTAGTTGAGGTCTCTGAAGCATTAGCCTACGGGGTGTGTGTTGGGGATAGGGCAACTCACATAGCTGCTATCACCTGGGAAGGTGGGTGGCTATTTCTTGGGCAGGAAGAACAGGCTGTCTACTGCTAATCCCAGAGGAGGGAGCGAGACTAAAGCAGCActgaaaaaatacattaaaattcaTCAGTTCCAGGCATAAAATCCATTTGCCTGCCCTTTCCCCTGATAATGGGAAAAAACCCAACTAATGATATTTTACTAGCCTGTCAAAACAAGGTGCTTGCTATGGACAAGAAGAAATATGAACGGCTGGGTTAAAGTCTAGGCAGGAAATGAAGCCTATCTCACACTCCAGCTGTAGAACCTGGGCTAAAAGCAGTTAGCCACGTACAAGGGACAACAGCCTACCAATAACCACATCCTGACGTTATGGAAgtcaccgcaagcctgggaaagCTGGTCACTGGCTGAGTTGCTGAAGGGTGAAATACTTTGCCTGCTTGACAATGAAAGACTGTATTTGCAATctgagggaatgtctacactacccgccggatcggcggggatcgatttatcgtgtctaatctagaggcgataaatcgacccccgagccttctcccgtcaactcctgtactccagcgctgtGAGAAGCGCAAGCAGAGtggacgggggagcggcagcagtcaactcaccgcagtgaagacaccacggtaagtcgatccaagtacgtcgacttcagctacgttattcacgtagctgaagttgcgcaacttagatcgatccccccccccgcacacagtgtagaccagggcttagattgGCAACGACTGGGAAGACACGGTTGCCCTGGCTCTTGTACAGCTCTGTCTCTGGCTGAGAGGCAAAGCACAGCAATGAGTTACCAGGTAATACAAAAAATGCCAACATTCCTATTAGACAGCTTCGAATGTCAAACAAACAGCAGACAAACGAAAGCAGCAAGTCTCCGCGTGGAGCATCCCATAGCAGGTAGGCCATGTGTGCGCTAAAAATGTTGGGTGCCTGCCGTAGGGGAACAAGGATGCTCATTTGTTCAGCAACTGTAATGGCTCCTACACCCACCAGCGCCTGGAGATTGTGTGGTGTTGTAGAGGACCCCTTGGTGGGCGTAGATCTAAGGAAATATTTGATGTTTACGGAATAAATTCACAAGCGCTCCACTTTATCCAGTCCGTAGAAGGGAACAGATCAACTTCATCCAAAGCCTCCACTGATGCAGAACTGTAACGTCTTTTCTCTTAAGCCAGGGGCAATTGTACTTCCCAGCATCTAACACAGCCTTGGCACTAAGTGTGCCAGTAACTgggcctagcaccccaaaacatcCATTTACCCATTTCACTGGCCAAACTCTGATACGTACTCTACTGCAGAGAGCCTAATGCAATAGACTCATTACCCAAGGATGATGACTCCTAAACTCATAGGGTACACATTACCCATTTTATCCCACATCATAAGCAGTTACCCACACTCATCCCCTAACCCTTTATCATACCTAGTTACCCACCAGCTCCACCCATTACCCTACAGCACCCCCTTTCATTCCCTCTTTAAGAGTGTCCCCCTTGAACTGATCCTCTATcagtagggtcctaccaaattcacagccatgaaaaacgggtcatgggctgtgaaatctggtcttttgtgtgcttttaccctatactacacagatttcacagggggaaaccagagtttctcaaactggaggtccttccccaaaagggagttgcaggggggggtcacaaggttattggggggggggaaattgtggtattgccacccttatttctgcactgccttcagagctgggtggccgtaGAGTGGCAGCtattggctgggtgcccagctctgaaggcagtgcccccctgccagcagcagcgcaaaagtaagggtggcaataccgtaccaggccacccttacttctacgctgctcccttcagagctgggcggccggagtgtggcggctgctgactgaagggccagctctgcaggctgcagcgcagaagtaagggtggcaataccgtaccaggccacccttacttctgccctgctgctgacgccagcggctctgccttcagagctgggatcccggccagcagtcgccgctctccagctgcccggctctgaaggcagcactgccacctgcagcagcgcagaagtaaaggtagcagtacCACAGCCCCCCTACTATAACCTTGCGACTCCCTACCCCCACAccacctttttgggtcaggacccctacaattacactaccatgaaatttcacatttaaataaatagctgaaataatgaaatttactatttttaaaatcctatgaccatgaaattgaccaaaatagactgaatttggtagggccctatcagaCTCCATGACACATTTCAAtccacccctctgcagttagcaTTTTATTGGCTGCACGAGCTACCCACTTCAGATTTTTCATCCCCAAGTGAAAGACGACAATGCTGGCTGATAATTTTGCAGGGGGTCTAGAATCTAAACTGGCTGTTACACCAGACCTATTATATAAAAGGCATAACTAGAGCAAGATCACATTTGGAGTATCAGGCACAACATCCATCCCCGAGACCGGACATAGTGGAGAGAGCTGGCAGGATTCAGAGCTCTCTCCCCTCTGGGTATTTACACACTTTCTCCAATTCTAATCGGAGCCGAAGAAAAAGATACATTACAAATCCGAAGGCAATCATCACAGGAAGGGCCTTTCTAGTTCTCTGGTAAAGTGTTCTCTCCCCCCAAATTATCACTGACAGAAAGACTCCAGAATGCTTGTTAGCCATTCTAGCAAAAGCAGAAAGACCTTCAAGTCATCCAGAGCCTGCCTCGGGACACTGAGTATACTCAGCAGGGCTGAGAGCGAGCTTGGACAGACTGACAGGAACAAGAAAGGAAACGCAAGACAGGAGAGGACACAACACTCAGGAACGAACGAGCCAGACAGGTTACACTGCTTGGGAAATGCAAATAGAGGACATTTATTTCTCTCTTTTGGGAGAAGCGTTCGATTCATGAAGCCCAGTCTTGTATCTCTGTCATATCTTAACTATTTTTAACTGCAAGAGCCCTGCACCTCTTTCCCCGCTGAAGAGAGCACAAATCTCTACCATCTCTGCTCAGTCAAGAGCTGACCTATCAGCTCTCATTCAACAATGCACAGCGGGATCAGCTGAACGCCCTGGTGATCCTCAGAGTTTGCACCCCTTTTCAGAGTCTTTGTATGGCAGATTGGTAACCTTAGTCAGCTGCTCTGtggggaccggagcaccaggtgCTTTATTCACACGCGACTCTAGCAGTAGAGCCTTGCAGGCTAGCTTCTGTTTCCAGTATACGCTCTTACAGCAGGGGAGCAGTGCAGGATCACATTTCCACTGCGCAACCTGTCAGAGTCAATCCCCCCCGGTACTCCCGCCTCCATACTCCATGCCTGTTATGGAGATGGGCCACATGAGACCTGTCACAGCTTTCTACGCAGGTGACCTGCATGCACACAAACACCAAGCTGTGGAAGGAGGCTAGGAGGCTGCTTCCAATTCAGAGACAAAAAACAACTTTCCATCTTGCTTCTGGATTAGAATAAAAACTGCTGGAGGCAGAACCTGAGTCGATTCCCCACTTTTTTAGGGTTCAGTGTACAGCTCCCCACTTTCACATTCTGCCCATGTCAGCCTACTCCAGTTATTCTGCTGTTCACCCCACAGTCCTCAGCAAGACCAGGAGAAACTGATGACTTCCTTTATAAGAaagccatgctttgttatgctgGGAAGTCTAGGACTTGATCTAAAACAGTGTCAATGAAGTGgccctccactgacttcaatgggccttggatcagATCCCTAATGGGGAATGATGGGGTTCCCCAGCACAAGGCCACCCACAGTGGAGATTGTAGAACTACAGGTGCAAAGTTTCTAAAGTGTTCTGAGAACCTGGGATAGAAGCCTGCAGAGATGAGCAAGCTATTATGTTCTATAGAATGGCTGTATTGCCTAAATGAAATCTCTTCCTCACACGACTATCCTAATGAAGCAAGTCTAACAAGAGAGGTTAAAAATCTAGCAATATCGTGTCAAAGTAGAAGTGCTACTCCTCTGCAAGAAGCTCTCAAATGAAATGTTCCCCTAGCTTGGTGGTGGCAACATGTAGGAGTGCTATCCTTTTCAGTGGCTCATAGCGTGCCTATCTCCCATCCTTTgagggggatggggctggctgggtgaATTAGGAGACTCCCCTACTGAAGTCCCGACCACAGATAGATCTCTATAGCACTGCTTCCCCAGCAGCTGTATTCTCTCTTGGCCGTTGGGGTGGAACAGTGTCTCTCCCCTGTCCTGGCCGCTGAAATTGGAGAATTAAATGTTCACATATTAGATTTATTACCTgtccctgggaggaagcaagCCACAAATGAAAACTCTGAAACTAGTTATGCCCAATGATAAATCAAGATGAAAAGAGGATGACTGCCTCTGACTGACAGGCAGTCTCGAGCAGATGAGAAAAAGATCCCGTGTGTATGCATGAAGCTTCCTGTTCACATCCTTCTATTCTTGGGGTAGCAGGCTGAAGGCAAAGCCAAAATACTCCATTAAAGTAGCCTACGGCTCCAGCACTAACATTCCTATGGTGCTCCTGCACCTGGAGGGAACCTGGTTAGCAGAGAGAAAATGTGTTAAGAAAATTGCTCATGTGTAAGGAATAGGTTTGGGCAGGAGGGACTGAAATATAAAGCAGGGATGGAAGAGACTTTCAAACACCACTTCAGAAGGATGAGAGCCAGAAAAATATAGAAGACAAATATAGCTCTGGTCCCGTCCACACTAGCTAGCCGTCACCAAATAACAAATGGTTGACAGAAATCTAGTACAGCTTCGCCAATCAGCATGGACTGGGATTATTTTTCTGAAAACTGCACTTGTCAAACCAGGCTATAGCCTATACCATCCAAACCCCACCCCAAGTAGCTTACAGCTTGGTCTTATGCTGATCAAGGAAACTATGCTAGAACCTTGTTTAGAAATTCAATTGCCGCTAGCATGATTTTCAGTTGTTGCACAGACAACGCCAAAACTGCAACCATTTCTCCAGGGAACGCAGGAGATAAAAGCAAGAGGATCAGACACCTTCATAGTTGGAGACAGGCCTCAAGAATGTCAAGGGCATATGTAAGGTGCCTGTACACCACTGGTTCTCCAGTTGTGTTTCATGGAGCACTCCTGGTGATCTCCatcatgaaacattttgagacCCAAGCAGTGGGAATTaaaagtggggggcagggagaaggatgTCTCTATGAGAACATTTCTTAGTAAGTGCATAGGAGAATGAAAGGAGATGGAGAATGCCCTCTCTACACCATGTGATGAGAACCATATAGATAAcctaccagaggggaaggggtAGAAGAAAGGAGGAAAGGCCAGAAAGATCACGAGAGAGTATGAAAAATGAAATGCAACTGTAAAGTGATGGTAATATGATGCAGCACCCCGCCtctgcttcctccccc
Coding sequences within:
- the TMEM104 gene encoding transmembrane protein 104, which produces MAGGITDTGELYSPYVGLVYMFNLIVGTGALTMPKAFATAGWLVSLILIMFLGFMSYMTTTFVMEAMAAANAQLRWKRMEKHKEDDDEDSSSGVSDSDVLLPDGYARSETRPILSVQRRGSPNIFEITERVEMGQMASMFFNKVGVNLFYFCIIIYLYGDLAIYAAAVPVSLMQVTCSVTGNHSCGVEDGTKYNDTDKCWGPIRRIDAYRLYLAAFILLLGPFTFFNVQKTKYLQIMTSLMRWIAFVVMIILALIHIGKGEGEGHPPLAQLSGIPNLFGVCVYSFMCQHSLPSLITPISKKQHVNKLVLLDYILILGFYSLLSFTAIYCFRNETLMDMYTLNFTNSNITNIAFIRYFLGLFPVFTISTNFPIIAVTLRNNWKTLFHREGGTYPWVVDRIVFPAITLIPPVLVAVCTHDLESLVGITGAYAGNGIQYIIPAFLAYCSRKDTQLVFGSGTVNNHLSPFRHIFWIWFVLLWSLFCFVFVTANIILSETKL